In Daucus carota subsp. sativus chromosome 4, DH1 v3.0, whole genome shotgun sequence, one DNA window encodes the following:
- the LOC108219307 gene encoding zinc finger protein ENHYDROUS: MADAENSSAEASACSSPPQASSMPPPPIKKKRNLPGMPDPDAQVIALSPKTLQATNRFVCEICSKGFQRDQNLQLHRRGHNLPWKLKQRSSQEIKKRVYVCPEATCVHHDPSRALGDLTGIKKHFSRKHGEKKHKCERCLKKYAVHSDWKAHVKTCGSREYRCDCGTLFSRRDSFITHRAFCDILAQEAAKSQPSTTAEDADAVKDDEVPRLNPIAQDADAMKDIEAVPLLNPPPLPSSPLLPNTPTTGVLSPSSPLPPNTPTTGVLSPVLSIQSSEIQDNPSGVLQPPPDTTSASGSSTTSSGKVSNSSGVFASIFASSTTAPVAVSKSPQPPSSYTDSLCVMPGSDRTPSEFISLSLSSSLYFSSTSSPLFPASSQCLYTASSQPALSATALLQKAAQMGSTSSSSSFLRGLGLSMSSGPADPQDDMMASPTTQWNGGSTMNKSNNHPLAADLGLGFSSDTRGSHLTSLMLGGSSSLYGNKPTTLDLLGLGIGGGGALSSNGYSSFYSSIRGGLDAPYGDVNSAGETWDDASDRKPTFL; this comes from the exons ATGGCCGACGCCGAGAACTCATCAGCAGAAGCCAGTGCGTGTTCTTCACCTCCTCAAGCTTCATCAATGCCACCTCCGCCTATCAAGAAGAAGCGCAATCTCCCCGGAATGCCAG ATCCAGATGCTCAAGTGATTGCGCTGTCGCCTAAAACGCTACAGGCTACCAACAGATTCGTGTGCGAGATTTGCAGTAAAGGATTTCAGAGAGATCAGAATCTGCAGCTTCATCGGAGAGGTCATAACTTGCCGTGGAAGCTCAAGCAGAGAAGCAGCCAGGAGATTAAGAAGCGTGTTTACGTCTGCCCCGAAGCCACCTGTGTCCACCACGATCCCTCACGGGCGCTTGGGGATCTTACGGGAATTAAGAAGCATTTTAGTCGAAAACACGGGGAGAAGAAGCATAAGTGTGAGAGGTGTTTAAAGAAGTACGCCGTGCATTCGGATTGGAAAGCCCATGTCAAGACTTGCGGTTCTAGAGAGTATCGATGTGATTGCGGAACTTTGTTTTCTAG GAGAGATAGCTTCATTACACATAGAGCATTTTGTGATATTTTAGCTCAGGAAGCGGCTAAATCTCAGCCATCCACCACCGCTGAAGATGCTGATGCTGTCAAAGATGATGAGGTTCCGCGGTTGAATCCTATTGCTCAAGATGCTGATGCTATGAAAGATATTGAAGCGGTTCCGCTGTTGAACCCGCCTCCGTTGCCATCGAGTCCGCTGCTGCCTAATACACCCACAACCGGAGTCTTATCTCCATCGAGTCCGCTGCCGCCTAATACACCCACAACCGGAGTCTTATCTCCTGTTCTGTCGATTCAGAGTTCAG AGATACAGGATAATCCTAGTGGGGTTTTGCAACCACCACCTGACACCACGAGTGCAAGTGGCTCCTCCACCACCAGCAGTGGCAAAGTAAGTAATAGCAGCGGCGTATTTGCGAGTATATTTGCATCATCAACAACAGCTCCAGTGGCGGTCTCTAAATCCCCACAACCACCATCTTCGTACACTGACTCCCTATGTGTCATGCCTGGTTCTGACCGAACTCCCTCGGAATTCATCTCACTTTCCCTGTCATCGTCCCTATATTTTTCAAGCACTTCCTCACCTTTATTCCCAGCTTCATCCCAGTGTCTGTACACGGCATCATCACAACCAGCATTATCGGCGACTGCATTGCTACAAAAAGCAGCTCAAATGGGTTCAACCTCATCGAGTTCCTCGTTCCTTCGTGGCCTTGGATTATCAATGTCATCAGGTCCAGCGGACCCCCAAGATGACATGATGGCCTCACCTACAACGCAATGGAATGGAGGCAGTACAATGAACAAGAGCAATAACCATCCACTGGCCGCTGACCTTGGACTGGGATTTTCTTCCGATACTAGGGGTTCGCACTTGACGAGCCTCATGTTGGGTGGCTCATCATCTTTGTATGGAAATAAACCGACAACTCTTGATCTGCTCGGGCTTGGAATAGGAGGAGGTGGTGCGCTTTCCTCCAATGGGTACTCATCGTTCTACAGTTCCATCAGAGGTGGGCTCGATGCTCCATATGGAGATGTGAACTCTGCTGGAGAAACTTGGGATGATGCTTCAGATAGGAAGCCAACATTCCTCTAG
- the LOC108218497 gene encoding arabinosyltransferase RRA3: MMAGLGGRKDKGSSSSLSGSRRIWVAVFIGISMGCIFAFFFPHGFFPSYSASQTTHPLSKSNLRTGSSSCESPEKINKLKSDIMGLSDKNVKLEKQVTELTQKLRLADLGKDHAQEQFMVLGKPYKAGPFGTVKSLRTNPTVLPDESANPRLAKILAKVAVRKELIVVLANTNVKPMLEIQVTSIKKSDIPNYLVVALDDAIVEFCESNDVYVYKRDPDEDVDVIAKGGSNHAVSGLKFRILREFLQLGYSVLLSDVDIVYLQNPFLHIYRDSDVESMTDGHNNMTAYGYNDVFDEPAMGWARYAHTMRIWVYNSGLFYIRPTIPSIELLDRVANRLAKEPKSWDQAVFNEELFFPSYPGYSGLHISKRTMDFYLFMNSKVLFKTVRKDKNLKKLRPVTVHVNYHPDKLYRMQAVVNYYVDGKQDALDIFPDGSEWVRNPKGS; the protein is encoded by the exons ATGATGGCAGGGCTGGGTGGGCGTAAAGACAagggatcatcatcatcattgtctggATCTAGAAGAATTTGGGTGGCTGTTTTCATAGGAATATCCATGGGTTGCATCTTTGCTTTCTTTTTCCCTCATGGCTTCTTCCCCTCCTATTCTGCTTCTCAGACTACTCACCCTCTTTCCAAATCTAATCTACGG ACGGGATCATCCTCATGTGAATCGCCTGAGAAGATCAACAAATTGAAATCTGATATTATGGGGTTGTCAGACAAGAATGTCAAGTTGGAAAAACAGGTTACCGAGCTAACTCAAAAGCTACGGTTGGCTGATCTTGGAAAAGATCATGCACAAGAGCAGTTTATGGTGTTGGGTAAACCTTATAAAGCTGGTCCTTTTGGTACAGTCAAGAGTTTGAGAACTAACCCAACTGTATTGCCTGATGAATCTGCAAATCCTAGACTGGCCAAGATTTTGGCAAAAGTTGCTGTCCGGAAAGAGCTTATAGTTGTACTTGCAAATACAAATGTTAAACCCATGTTGGAGATACAGGTCACTAGCATCAAGAAATCGGACATACCAAATTATCTGGTAGTAGCTCTGGATGATGCTATAGTAGAATTTTGTGAATCAAATGATGTTTATGTGTACAAGAGAGATCCGGACGAGGATGTGGACGTGATTGCAAAGGGTGGCAGTAACCATGCTGTTTCTGGACTTAAGTTCCGCATCTTGAGGGAGTTTTTGCAGCTAGGTTACAGTGTGCTTCTGTCAGATGTCGATATAGTATATTTGCAGAACCCGTTTCTTCATATATATCGCGATTCAGATGTGGAGTCAATGACTGATGGTCACAATAATATGACAGCATATGGATATAATGATGTATTTGATGAACCTGCAATGGGTTGGGCTCGATATGCCCATACAATGCGTATTTGGGTGTACAACTCTGGCTTATTTTATATCAGACCTACAATTCCTTCAATCGAGCTTCTCGATCGTGTCGCTAACCGGCTTGCCAAGGAACCGAAGTCTTGGGACCAGGCTGTTTTTAACGAAGAActctttttcccttcatatcctGGGTACAGTGGGCTTCACATTTCCAAAAGAACCATGGACTTCTATCTCTTTATGAATAGTAAGGTTCTTTTCAAGACCGTTAGGAAagataaaaatctgaaaaagtTGAGGCCAGTTACTGTTCATGTAAATTACCATCCGGATAAGCTATACAGAATGCAAGCGGTTGTCAACTATTATGTTGATGGCAAACAAGATGCCCTGGATATTTTCCCAGATGGTTCTGAGTGGGTAAGAAATCCGAAAGGAAGCTAA